The Chryseobacterium nakagawai genome has a segment encoding these proteins:
- a CDS encoding YihY/virulence factor BrkB family protein → MSVKVPRFILKVQEFFDNIHIPVLGISLWQMFQIYISGIFKGKIGRKAAAISWSFTISLFPFILFLLSVLPYMPHYDKLQFYIFEVLMHNVFPSNMEGDVRGYIETNIIPNMKGISNLTIVLALIFATNGTFSLINGFNENTEEKLSDVKEFILSFFITIGFITIVFLTLFGVYYVEVVMKLFAPAYDVTWLVDNLSSIIGFVSFPLFYFILLTLFYWLGTVKITRFRQAVPGAILTTVLFLLTTYIFAIYVKDIARYNVLYGSIGSMILLMVWVNVNVYLLLFGNELNMAIRKLRIEKLLSDETQKETVHYHTPITEPDFESDESHRRKLGDQKKN, encoded by the coding sequence ATGAGTGTAAAAGTTCCCAGATTTATCCTGAAGGTTCAGGAGTTTTTTGATAACATTCATATTCCTGTTTTGGGAATATCGCTTTGGCAGATGTTTCAGATTTATATCTCCGGGATTTTCAAAGGGAAAATTGGGCGAAAAGCAGCTGCTATTTCCTGGAGCTTTACCATAAGTTTATTCCCTTTTATTCTGTTCCTGCTTTCGGTACTGCCTTATATGCCACATTATGATAAACTTCAGTTTTATATTTTTGAGGTGCTGATGCATAACGTTTTCCCATCCAATATGGAAGGTGATGTGAGAGGCTATATCGAAACTAATATTATCCCCAATATGAAAGGGATCAGTAACCTTACCATTGTATTAGCACTCATTTTTGCTACAAACGGTACTTTTTCCTTGATTAATGGATTTAATGAAAATACAGAAGAAAAGCTCAGTGATGTAAAAGAATTCATCCTTTCGTTCTTTATCACTATAGGCTTTATTACGATTGTGTTTTTGACGCTTTTCGGAGTTTATTATGTAGAGGTTGTTATGAAGCTTTTTGCTCCCGCCTATGACGTAACATGGCTGGTGGATAACCTTTCCAGTATCATTGGTTTTGTTTCCTTCCCATTGTTTTATTTTATCCTTTTGACCTTATTTTACTGGTTGGGAACCGTGAAAATTACAAGATTCAGACAGGCTGTTCCGGGGGCGATTCTGACCACTGTATTGTTTTTACTTACAACCTATATTTTTGCAATCTACGTAAAAGATATTGCCCGATATAATGTTTTGTATGGATCTATTGGAAGTATGATCCTGCTGATGGTATGGGTAAATGTGAATGTATATCTTTTGCTCTTTGGAAATGAACTGAACATGGCAATCAGAAAACTCAGAATTGAGAAGCTATTGTCAGACGAAACACAGAAAGAAACAGTTCACTATCACACGCCCATTACAGAGCCAGATTTTGAAAGTGATGAATCGCACAGAAGAAAGTTGGGAGACCAGAAGAAGAATTAA
- a CDS encoding 23S rRNA (pseudouridine(1915)-N(3))-methyltransferase RlmH, protein MRISLLCIGKTDDKEITSLINYYLNRLPKHWNFEITEIPDVKNAKNLSSDLLKKEEAKLFLNHIDKNDLVVILDEKGKQFTSREFSQKIDTWMNASIKKVHILIGGAYGFSEDMYSRANEKMSLSKMTFTHQMIRLFIVEQLYRADQILQGKPYHND, encoded by the coding sequence ATGCGAATCAGCTTACTTTGTATCGGCAAAACGGATGATAAAGAGATTACCTCTTTAATTAATTATTATCTTAACCGCCTTCCTAAGCATTGGAATTTTGAAATCACTGAGATTCCTGATGTCAAAAATGCTAAAAACCTGTCTTCGGATCTTCTTAAAAAAGAAGAAGCCAAACTTTTTTTGAACCATATTGATAAAAATGATCTTGTTGTTATCCTTGATGAAAAGGGAAAACAATTTACAAGCCGTGAATTTTCTCAGAAAATTGATACATGGATGAATGCTTCCATAAAAAAAGTACATATCCTGATTGGAGGTGCTTATGGCTTTTCGGAAGATATGTATAGCAGAGCCAACGAAAAGATGTCTTTATCAAAAATGACTTTTACCCATCAAATGATCCGGTTGTTTATAGTGGAACAGCTTTACCGTGCAGATCAGATTCTTCAGGGTAAACCTTATCATAATGATTAA